A segment of the Xylanivirga thermophila genome:
AGTTTCTTGCCCATATTAATATAACCTCACTTTTCTATATCTATGGACAATAGTTTACTACAAAAGGCTATACAATCTCATCGGTAATTTTTTCATTGGCTAAATGTTCCTTCATGCTTTTGCCGTGACCCCTAATATTAGGCAAAATAGCGATAAACTTAAAGTAAAGGTTTTAGTTCGATTTATCTCAGCCAAAAATATGCTTTTAGGCATAACCATAACATATTTCCAATTGTTTTGCTCAGATGTATGGCATAGTACAGTAACTTCATCCCTACCCATGCTATAATCAAATATACTGCTAGATAAGCTTATCTGTTTTTTGATTTCATTTGGTAAAAGAGGTGCCTCTTTAGACGTAAGTATCGTTTCTCCATTTTTATCAATTATATAGATATAAGCTCCCGCTGCCCAATGCATCTTATCTATCATGCCGCTTATCTTTTCTTCATCTATTAATATAATTAATTGTCCAAGTGGCCTATCACTTCTATTTATGGGAATTGACTGAACAAAAGTTATTACCCTATGTTTCTCTGAATTATAGGCATTTAGTTGTCTAGAAGGCAAATAAGTATGAAAATGATATTTTGATAAAACTTCATCTTGCCAGCTACTATATTCTACTCCTTCATAACTGTACATAATGTCATAAAATCGCTGCGATGGAAATTTCACTGTTGCTGTAACTACTTGGTCTGTATTATAAAAATATATATAATAATCGTAGATAAACTCATTTTTAGGGTAGTTCATCATGTCTTCCATTAT
Coding sequences within it:
- a CDS encoding PDC sensor domain-containing protein; translated protein: MKRSVFLIFSISYIIILLLSMTSNVIYYQRMEKNTLENIKRSSFAMLEQLQIDMDNKLRQVYELSNNIVFDKKLAILIKGNDYIFSYKDIMEDMMNYPKNEFIYDYYIYFYNTDQVVTATVKFPSQRFYDIMYSYEGVEYSSWQDEVLSKYHFHTYLPSRQLNAYNSEKHRVITFVQSIPINRSDRPLGQLIILIDEEKISGMIDKMHWAAGAYIYIIDKNGETILTSKEAPLLPNEIKKQISLSSSIFDYSMGRDEVTVLCHTSEQNNWKYVMVMPKSIFLAEINRTKTFTLSLSLFCLILGVTAKA